A DNA window from Selenomonas sp. oral taxon 126 contains the following coding sequences:
- a CDS encoding cobalt-precorrin 5A hydrolase, whose protein sequence is MRTALFALTAGGAALADHLAGAVEGGVTVHLPEHLRGSALTNSETVYFERLADIMQTAFTRYDALVCVMATGIVVRMIAPYVENKLYDPAVLVFDEAGRHGISLLSGHIGGANELTRNLCAAVGADPVITTATDVTGMLAPDAIAARLALRPVPKSAIQVLNTALLEGKEIAYYIASDLPHAAFYEAQLRAEEVQARLFRGAIPPVGADEYRVVITAADDLPQEHAPRTLYLVPRRLIAGVGCRAGIPEAKILRALTEACGIIGREPSDIDLLASTTVKRDEAGLLAAAETLGREIRFFPNEALAEMIERYGLKESDFVRQTIGAGNVSEAAALCAAGKAGGRMALEKTSFGKVTVALLWEK, encoded by the coding sequence ATGAGAACAGCGCTTTTTGCGCTCACGGCGGGCGGTGCGGCTCTCGCAGACCACCTCGCGGGCGCTGTGGAGGGCGGTGTGACGGTGCATCTGCCCGAGCATCTGCGCGGCAGTGCATTGACGAACAGCGAGACCGTTTACTTTGAGCGGCTTGCGGATATCATGCAGACGGCGTTTACGCGCTATGATGCGCTCGTCTGCGTGATGGCGACGGGCATTGTCGTGCGCATGATTGCACCCTATGTGGAGAACAAGCTATACGATCCCGCCGTCCTCGTCTTTGACGAGGCGGGGCGGCACGGCATCAGCCTCCTCTCGGGGCATATCGGCGGCGCGAATGAACTCACGCGAAACCTCTGCGCGGCGGTGGGCGCCGACCCCGTCATTACGACGGCAACGGATGTGACGGGCATGCTTGCCCCTGATGCGATTGCCGCGCGGCTTGCGCTGCGCCCCGTGCCGAAATCGGCAATACAGGTGCTGAATACGGCGCTGCTCGAGGGCAAGGAAATCGCGTATTATATTGCGAGCGATTTGCCGCATGCCGCATTCTACGAGGCGCAGCTGCGCGCGGAGGAAGTGCAGGCACGTCTCTTTCGTGGGGCTATACCGCCCGTGGGGGCGGATGAGTACCGCGTCGTTATCACGGCGGCGGATGACCTTCCGCAGGAACATGCGCCGCGCACACTGTATCTCGTGCCGCGCCGTCTCATTGCCGGCGTCGGCTGCCGCGCGGGTATCCCCGAGGCGAAGATCCTGCGTGCGCTGACGGAGGCGTGCGGCATAATCGGCAGAGAGCCGTCTGACATCGATCTCCTCGCGAGCACGACAGTCAAGCGCGATGAGGCGGGGCTGCTTGCAGCGGCAGAGACGCTCGGGCGGGAGATACGCTTCTTTCCGAACGAGGCACTTGCAGAGATGATTGAACGATACGGGCTAAAGGAGTCCGATTTTGTCCGGCAGACGATCGGCGCCGGGAATGTATCCGAAGCGGCGGCGCTCTGTGCGGCAGGTAAAGCAGGCGGGCGCATGGCGCTCGAAAAAACATCATTTGGGAAAGTGACGGTGGCACTCTTATGGGAAAAATAA
- the cobM gene encoding precorrin-4 C(11)-methyltransferase, whose product MIHIVGAGPGDPELITVKGVRYLAEADVVIYAGSLVNPALLDYCKDGAEIHNSAHMTLDEVVEVIAQAEADGKMTVRLHTGDPAIYGAIQEQMDAWEKRGFAYDVVPGVSSFLGTAAALRQEYTLPGISQTVIITRNEGRTPVPEREKLRSLAAHHATMCIFLSIAMIEEVAAELIAGGYEETTPIAIVQRATWPEQKILRGTLATIAEQVKAEEIDRTAMIVVGDCLNTEYELSQLYAPQFSHMFRDAKA is encoded by the coding sequence ATGATCCATATTGTCGGTGCGGGTCCCGGTGATCCCGAACTCATCACGGTAAAGGGCGTGCGCTATCTCGCAGAGGCGGATGTCGTCATCTATGCGGGCTCGCTTGTCAATCCTGCCCTCCTTGACTACTGCAAGGACGGGGCGGAGATCCACAACTCGGCGCATATGACGCTGGACGAGGTGGTGGAGGTCATCGCGCAGGCGGAAGCCGACGGAAAGATGACCGTGCGCCTCCATACGGGCGATCCCGCGATCTACGGCGCGATCCAGGAGCAGATGGACGCGTGGGAGAAGCGCGGCTTTGCATACGATGTCGTGCCCGGTGTCAGCTCCTTCCTTGGGACGGCGGCGGCGCTGCGGCAGGAGTATACGCTGCCCGGCATCTCGCAGACAGTCATCATCACGCGCAACGAGGGGCGTACGCCCGTACCGGAGCGCGAGAAGCTGCGCAGCCTTGCGGCACATCATGCGACGATGTGCATCTTCCTCTCGATTGCAATGATCGAGGAGGTTGCGGCGGAGCTCATTGCGGGCGGCTACGAGGAGACCACGCCGATTGCCATCGTACAGCGCGCGACATGGCCGGAGCAGAAGATCCTGCGCGGCACGCTCGCGACGATTGCGGAGCAGGTGAAGGCGGAGGAGATCGACCGCACGGCGATGATCGTGGTCGGGGACTGCCTCAATACGGAATATGAGCTCTCGCAGCTCTATGCACCGCAGTTCTCGCACATGTTCCGGGACGCGAAAGCATGA
- the cbiT gene encoding precorrin-6Y C5,15-methyltransferase (decarboxylating) subunit CbiT, giving the protein MNLGIKDEAFVRGKVPMTKEEIRILTLVKAQIAPDAVVYDIGAGTGSLSIEAARLAPAGHVYAIEKNPEGIGLIAENAKKFSVENITVVEGAAPDALAGLPTLDVALIGGSGRRLADILDIIGERLRPNGRIVANAITIQTVAACLDYFHAHADLYTYEAIQVQISRLERVGPYDMAKALNPIYIITAQRK; this is encoded by the coding sequence ATGAATCTTGGAATCAAGGACGAGGCGTTTGTGCGCGGCAAGGTGCCGATGACGAAGGAGGAAATTCGCATCCTCACGCTGGTCAAGGCGCAGATTGCGCCCGATGCCGTCGTCTATGACATCGGTGCGGGCACGGGCTCACTCTCAATCGAGGCGGCACGGCTTGCACCTGCGGGGCATGTGTACGCGATAGAAAAGAATCCCGAGGGGATTGGTCTGATTGCGGAGAATGCAAAGAAATTCTCCGTTGAGAATATCACCGTTGTGGAGGGGGCAGCCCCCGACGCACTGGCGGGTCTGCCAACGTTGGATGTGGCTCTGATTGGCGGCAGCGGCCGACGCCTCGCGGATATTCTGGATATCATCGGGGAGCGGCTGCGCCCCAACGGGCGCATTGTGGCGAATGCGATTACAATTCAGACGGTCGCTGCCTGTCTGGACTATTTCCACGCACACGCAGACCTCTATACCTACGAGGCGATACAGGTGCAGATCAGCAGACTCGAGCGCGTCGGCCCGTACGATATGGCAAAGGCGCTCAATCCCATCTATATCATCACAGCTCAGAGAAAGTGA
- the cbiE gene encoding precorrin-6y C5,15-methyltransferase (decarboxylating) subunit CbiE encodes MSHKIIVVGIGPGDPAYLLPKAQKTIENARILVGGKRALADFSHSGARECAIGADIPGVLSFIRDALAEDDVVVMVSGDPGYYSLLDALRRSFPIGQIEVIPGISSLQMAFARLALPWHSARLLSFHGREPHETELLRTDGAVLGMLTDGRNNSQTIAARLMAHGWSSDDTMYVCTRLSYADEQITEMTIGQAADTDGIGHGVIIVCAHEEKY; translated from the coding sequence GTGAGTCATAAAATTATTGTTGTCGGCATCGGCCCCGGCGATCCTGCGTATTTGTTGCCAAAAGCACAGAAAACAATCGAAAATGCGCGTATCCTTGTCGGGGGGAAACGCGCGCTTGCAGATTTTTCCCACAGCGGGGCGCGCGAGTGCGCCATCGGTGCGGATATTCCGGGCGTGCTTTCCTTTATACGCGATGCGCTCGCAGAGGATGATGTTGTCGTCATGGTTTCGGGCGATCCCGGCTACTATTCGCTGCTCGACGCACTGCGGCGCAGCTTTCCCATTGGGCAGATCGAGGTCATCCCGGGGATCAGCTCCCTGCAGATGGCGTTTGCGCGGCTGGCGTTGCCGTGGCACTCTGCGCGGCTTCTCAGCTTTCACGGGCGTGAACCGCATGAGACAGAGCTTCTCCGCACGGATGGTGCTGTGCTCGGCATGCTGACGGATGGGCGGAACAACTCGCAGACCATTGCCGCGCGCCTCATGGCGCACGGATGGAGCAGCGATGACACAATGTATGTTTGCACGCGGCTTTCGTATGCAGATGAGCAGATCACAGAAATGACGATAGGTCAGGCGGCGGACACGGACGGCATCGGGCACGGTGTCATCATTGTCTGCGCGCATGAGGAGAAATATTGA
- the cbiD gene encoding cobalt-precorrin-5B (C(1))-methyltransferase CbiD, producing the protein MAKGELRSGYTTGACAAAGVKAAFLYMAGADWHEVSLTALDGTPLTIPVKDVVKTVEGIRAEVVKFSGDDPDITNGVSVFTTLTLLDETDDIEFRAGEGVGTVTKRGMSLPVGEPSINMGPRNLIRNVVEEMTGSADVGARVTISIPAGVELAKKTLNPVLGIEGGISVIGTTGVLRPMSEEAFKDSLVPQIDVALAAGEPVLVFVPGKIGERIALSLGVSQSALIETSNFIGFMLDRAAERGAEKILILGHTGKLVKMAAGVFHTHNRVADARLETLAAYAAAEGLAQEAVRAVLASNTTEDAMEVIAAAGLAERVCAVIAERVHVRAERYLFGKVQVGALMVNFAGDILGADARALSFARDYGWRLNRES; encoded by the coding sequence ATGGCAAAGGGCGAATTACGCAGCGGATATACAACGGGAGCATGCGCGGCGGCGGGCGTCAAGGCAGCGTTCCTCTATATGGCGGGGGCGGACTGGCACGAGGTCAGTCTGACGGCATTGGACGGCACACCTCTGACGATTCCCGTGAAGGATGTTGTCAAGACGGTGGAGGGGATTCGCGCCGAGGTCGTGAAGTTCTCGGGGGATGACCCCGATATCACGAACGGCGTCTCTGTGTTCACAACGCTTACGCTTCTCGATGAAACGGATGATATTGAATTCCGCGCGGGCGAGGGCGTAGGTACGGTGACGAAACGCGGCATGAGTCTCCCCGTCGGTGAGCCGTCGATCAATATGGGACCACGGAACCTGATCCGCAACGTTGTGGAGGAGATGACAGGGAGTGCCGATGTCGGCGCGCGCGTGACGATCTCCATCCCTGCGGGTGTGGAGCTGGCGAAGAAAACGCTCAATCCCGTGCTCGGCATTGAGGGCGGGATCTCCGTGATCGGGACGACGGGCGTGCTCCGTCCGATGTCGGAGGAGGCGTTTAAGGACTCCCTTGTGCCGCAGATTGACGTAGCGCTTGCCGCAGGCGAGCCGGTGCTTGTCTTTGTCCCCGGCAAGATCGGAGAACGCATTGCGCTCTCTCTCGGTGTCTCACAGTCGGCGCTGATCGAGACGAGTAATTTCATCGGCTTTATGCTGGATCGTGCGGCGGAGCGCGGCGCGGAGAAAATCCTCATCCTCGGGCATACGGGCAAGCTCGTAAAGATGGCAGCGGGCGTATTCCACACGCACAACCGCGTTGCGGATGCGCGCCTTGAGACGCTTGCCGCCTATGCGGCGGCGGAGGGGCTGGCGCAGGAGGCGGTGCGCGCCGTGCTTGCGTCGAATACGACGGAGGACGCGATGGAGGTCATTGCTGCGGCAGGGCTTGCGGAGCGTGTCTGTGCCGTCATCGCCGAGCGCGTGCACGTCCGCGCGGAGCGCTATCTCTTCGGCAAGGTTCAGGTCGGCGCGCTGATGGTGAACTTTGCAGGGGATATTCTCGGCGCGGATGCGCGGGCGCTTTCCTTTGCCCGTGACTATGGATGGAGACTGAACCGTGAGTCATAA
- the lexA gene encoding transcriptional repressor LexA — translation MLEENGAIRRDATKPRAIDIMGENPWGRTLPVPLVGTVTAGEPILAEQNVEEVFSFPRALLGTSEDVFMLRIQGDSMINVGIFDGDFVLVRQQPTANNGDIVVALIDGESATVKRFFREKTCIRLQPENDSMEPFYETDVQILGKVIGLYRHI, via the coding sequence ATGCTCGAGGAGAACGGCGCGATTCGACGCGATGCGACGAAGCCGCGTGCGATCGACATCATGGGTGAGAATCCGTGGGGGCGCACGCTCCCTGTACCGCTTGTCGGAACAGTGACCGCGGGCGAGCCGATTCTCGCGGAGCAGAACGTCGAGGAGGTCTTCTCCTTCCCGCGCGCGCTGCTTGGAACCTCGGAGGATGTCTTTATGCTGCGCATACAGGGCGACAGCATGATCAACGTCGGCATCTTCGACGGGGACTTCGTGCTCGTGCGCCAGCAGCCGACGGCGAACAACGGGGATATTGTCGTGGCGCTGATCGATGGCGAGTCGGCGACGGTGAAGCGTTTCTTCCGCGAAAAGACCTGCATACGCCTGCAGCCGGAGAACGACTCGATGGAGCCGTTCTACGAGACGGATGTGCAGATTCTCGGCAAGGTCATCGGACTCTATCGCCATATTTGA
- a CDS encoding prephenate dehydrogenase produces the protein MKRTKLAIIGVGLIGGSLGLALKDALGDAIYITGLCRTEASMRAAMACGAVDVASSDLEAVVGDADIVYLSPPVLQIVPMVERILPYLKAGAILTDAGSTKGYIYEALHRILPPYVYYVPGHPMTGREKSGVEAATKDLFAGKAYVIIDDETVPQEVKERLMALLRHTRANFTTLDLAQHDRCAAVISHVPHLAAAALVTLLNRSGDDLDSCLKLIGGGFKDTTRIASSNADMWADICMTNGVPIADSLRELQAILGEVITAVERGDRQAVHDYFAASKERRDGILHDAEQKFDTN, from the coding sequence ATGAAGCGGACAAAGCTCGCCATCATCGGCGTCGGTCTCATTGGCGGCTCGCTCGGACTCGCGCTCAAGGATGCACTTGGTGATGCCATCTATATCACGGGACTCTGCCGTACGGAGGCATCCATGCGTGCGGCGATGGCATGCGGCGCGGTAGACGTTGCCTCATCCGATCTCGAAGCTGTGGTGGGGGATGCGGATATTGTCTATCTCAGTCCGCCCGTCCTGCAGATTGTGCCGATGGTCGAGCGCATCCTGCCCTATCTGAAAGCGGGCGCAATCCTCACCGACGCGGGCAGTACGAAGGGCTATATCTACGAGGCACTGCACAGGATTCTGCCCCCGTATGTGTACTATGTGCCGGGGCATCCCATGACGGGGCGCGAGAAGAGCGGCGTCGAGGCAGCAACGAAGGATCTTTTTGCAGGCAAGGCGTACGTCATCATCGACGACGAGACGGTGCCGCAGGAGGTCAAGGAGCGATTGATGGCGCTCCTGAGGCATACGCGCGCGAACTTCACGACGCTTGATCTCGCACAGCATGACCGCTGCGCCGCAGTCATCAGCCATGTGCCGCATCTTGCGGCGGCGGCGCTCGTCACACTGCTGAACCGTAGCGGCGACGATCTGGACTCCTGTCTGAAGCTCATCGGCGGCGGCTTCAAGGACACCACGCGCATTGCGTCGTCTAATGCGGATATGTGGGCGGACATCTGCATGACGAACGGCGTGCCGATTGCGGACTCTCTGCGTGAGCTGCAGGCAATCCTCGGCGAGGTCATCACAGCGGTTGAGCGCGGGGATCGGCAGGCGGTGCACGATTATTTTGCTGCATCGAAGGAGCGCCGTGACGGCATTCTGCACGATGCAGAACAAAAATTTGATACGAATTGA
- the aroF gene encoding 3-deoxy-7-phosphoheptulonate synthase, whose amino-acid sequence MIVVMNPRATQANIDQVTAKIEQAGLRTHLSKGEDRFIIGVIGDKKIIAGLEMNMMEGVEKTVRITEKYKLVSRDFHPANTIVDVAGFPVGGEQLAIMAGPCSVESYDQLYDVAVKVKAAGAQFLRGGAFKPRTSPYDFQGLGLEGLKILRDVADKTGLRVVTEVVDKDDIELVAEYADLLQVGARNMQNFQMLKALGRTQTPVLFKRGLSATISEWLNAAEYIAAGGNGNIIFCERGIRTYETYTRNTMDLNAVAALKELTHFPVIADPSHGTGRWQMVRPLARASVAVGADGLIIEVHCHPERALSDGDQSLIPQKFELLMDEVRQIAPAVGRRA is encoded by the coding sequence ATCCAAGAGCCACACAGGCGAATATCGATCAGGTCACGGCGAAGATTGAACAGGCAGGGCTTCGCACACATCTGTCGAAGGGCGAGGATCGCTTCATCATCGGCGTGATTGGCGATAAGAAGATCATTGCGGGGCTTGAGATGAATATGATGGAAGGCGTTGAGAAAACAGTTCGTATTACGGAGAAATACAAGCTCGTCAGCCGCGACTTCCATCCTGCCAACACGATTGTGGATGTGGCGGGCTTCCCCGTCGGCGGTGAGCAGCTTGCCATTATGGCGGGGCCCTGCTCGGTCGAGAGCTATGACCAGCTCTATGATGTTGCGGTCAAAGTGAAGGCGGCCGGTGCTCAATTCCTGCGCGGCGGTGCATTCAAACCGCGTACGAGTCCCTATGACTTTCAGGGACTCGGACTGGAGGGGCTGAAGATTCTCCGCGATGTGGCGGACAAGACCGGGCTGCGCGTTGTGACCGAGGTCGTGGACAAGGACGACATTGAACTCGTTGCCGAATATGCCGATCTGCTGCAGGTCGGGGCGCGCAATATGCAGAATTTCCAGATGCTCAAGGCGCTCGGCAGGACGCAGACGCCTGTGCTCTTCAAGCGCGGGCTGTCCGCAACGATCAGCGAGTGGCTGAATGCGGCCGAGTACATTGCTGCGGGCGGGAACGGGAACATCATCTTCTGCGAGCGCGGCATCCGCACCTACGAGACCTATACACGCAATACGATGGATCTTAACGCCGTGGCGGCGCTCAAGGAGCTCACACATTTTCCCGTCATTGCCGATCCGAGTCATGGGACGGGGCGCTGGCAGATGGTGCGCCCGCTCGCGCGCGCCTCTGTGGCGGTCGGTGCGGACGGTCTCATCATCGAGGTGCACTGCCATCCCGAGCGCGCGCTTTCGGACGGTGATCAGAGCCTCATCCCGCAGAAGTTTGAGCTGCTGATGGATGAGGTGCGCCAGATTGCCCCGGCGGTCGGGCGGCGCGCATGA